Proteins co-encoded in one Flavobacterium sp. M31R6 genomic window:
- a CDS encoding carbon-nitrogen hydrolase, with amino-acid sequence MSKKKYKIAVIQLNLNDVAENNLKKCLSWVRDAANQGAEVISLPELYSSHYFCQSEDVDNFALAEPLYSTSFIAFSALAKELGVVIIVPFFEKRMAGIYHNSAYIINTDGTEAGLYRKMHIPDDPHFYEKFYFTPGDLGFKAFPTEKGKIGTLICWDQWYPEAARLTALQGADVLFYPTAIGWHPLEKEQYGENQHGAWMNVMKGHAVANGVYVAAANRIGLEQYIEGTAGIQFWGSSFIAGPQGEILAQASHDKEEILIAEVDLDLQENVRQNWPFFRDRRIDAFGDITKRAID; translated from the coding sequence ATGTCAAAGAAGAAATACAAAATAGCGGTGATTCAATTGAATCTAAACGATGTTGCCGAAAACAATCTTAAAAAATGTTTGAGTTGGGTACGTGATGCCGCCAATCAAGGAGCTGAGGTGATTTCGTTGCCTGAGTTATACAGCAGTCATTATTTTTGTCAAAGTGAAGATGTAGACAATTTTGCTTTGGCAGAACCATTGTACAGCACTTCATTTATAGCTTTTAGTGCTTTGGCAAAAGAATTGGGAGTGGTAATCATTGTTCCTTTCTTCGAAAAAAGAATGGCAGGAATCTATCATAACAGCGCCTATATCATTAATACTGATGGAACGGAAGCAGGATTGTACCGCAAAATGCACATTCCGGACGATCCTCATTTCTATGAAAAATTCTATTTTACACCAGGTGATTTAGGTTTCAAAGCTTTCCCTACCGAAAAAGGAAAAATAGGAACTTTAATTTGTTGGGATCAATGGTACCCGGAAGCGGCTCGTTTAACAGCACTGCAAGGTGCTGATGTGTTGTTTTACCCAACAGCAATTGGTTGGCACCCACTTGAAAAAGAACAATACGGTGAAAACCAACATGGCGCTTGGATGAACGTGATGAAAGGTCATGCCGTTGCCAATGGTGTGTATGTAGCAGCCGCCAACAGAATTGGTTTGGAACAATATATTGAAGGAACAGCTGGAATCCAATTTTGGGGATCATCTTTTATTGCGGGACCACAAGGTGAAATTTTGGCGCAGGCCTCACATGATAAAGAAGAAATACTGATTGCCGAAGTGGACTTGGATCTACAGGAAAATGTACGTCAGAACTGGCCTTTCTTTAGAGACAGAAGAATTGATGCCTTCGGAGATATTACCAAAAGAGCAATCGACTAA
- a CDS encoding agmatine/peptidylarginine deiminase: protein MSANSRRFPAEWEKQQGILLCFPHNGKDWPGKYEAVQWAFVEFIKKVATYEQVFLVVADENQKNKVAEMLETAHVKTSNVSFIIHKTNRSWMRDSGPIIVKNGTEREALNFNFNGWAKYKNINLDKHVPAKVGEFLNIPVTQVMYKGKPVIVEGGAIDVNGKGTLLTSEECLMHPDIQVRNQGFTKEDYEAVFKEYLGVTNVIWLGDGIEGDDTHGHIDDLCRFVNEDTIVTIVELDPNDNNYKPLQDNLKRLQNAKLENGKAPIVVALPMPKRIDFEDLRLPASYANFLILNNCVLVPTFNDVNDRAALNILAECFPDREIIGISAIDFIWGFGTLHCLSQQIPE from the coding sequence ATGAGTGCAAACAGTAGAAGATTTCCAGCGGAATGGGAAAAGCAACAAGGGATTTTATTGTGTTTTCCTCATAACGGAAAAGATTGGCCGGGAAAATACGAAGCCGTTCAATGGGCTTTTGTTGAATTCATCAAGAAAGTTGCTACTTACGAGCAAGTTTTTTTGGTCGTTGCCGATGAAAATCAAAAAAACAAAGTAGCCGAAATGCTAGAAACAGCTCATGTAAAAACGAGCAATGTCTCTTTCATTATACATAAAACCAATCGCAGCTGGATGCGTGACTCTGGACCGATCATTGTAAAAAATGGTACAGAAAGAGAAGCTTTAAATTTCAATTTTAATGGTTGGGCAAAATACAAAAACATCAATTTAGACAAACATGTTCCTGCCAAAGTAGGCGAGTTTCTAAATATTCCCGTAACACAAGTAATGTACAAAGGGAAACCAGTAATTGTTGAAGGCGGTGCTATTGACGTAAACGGAAAAGGAACATTGCTAACTTCTGAAGAATGTTTAATGCATCCCGATATTCAGGTTCGAAATCAAGGATTTACCAAAGAAGATTACGAAGCCGTTTTTAAAGAATATTTGGGAGTTACCAACGTAATTTGGTTGGGCGATGGAATTGAAGGCGATGATACGCATGGACATATCGATGATTTATGTCGATTTGTAAACGAAGATACTATTGTAACAATAGTAGAATTGGATCCAAATGACAACAATTACAAACCATTGCAAGATAATCTGAAAAGACTTCAAAATGCTAAACTAGAAAATGGAAAAGCTCCAATTGTAGTAGCATTACCAATGCCAAAAAGAATTGATTTTGAAGATTTGCGTTTACCTGCAAGTTATGCTAATTTCTTGATTTTGAACAATTGTGTTTTGGTTCCAACTTTTAATGATGTAAATGATAGAGCTGCCTTAAATATTTTAGCCGAATGTTTCCCTGATCGAGAAATCATCGGAATCAGTGCAATTGATTTTATTTGGGGATTTGGAACGTTGCATTGCTTGAGTCAACAAATTCCAGAATAA
- a CDS encoding M1 family metallopeptidase: MRNNCIRALFQLTLLIVFSTSWSQDAPVTSTSTANPVSKYDYHDAFGPFFYLNNGTSTRSASGEPGHEYWQNRADYKLTAKLNEKTNEIVGTDIVTYTNNSYDKMSFVWMNLDQNLFKSDSRGNALIPLNGSRNGARGEIFDGGHKIKSVKIVTTSKGKSVEKEAKYIITDTRMQVFLPDDLKARGGVVKIKIDFSFISPKEGSDRMGVLDTKNGKIFTIAQWYPRMCVYDDLRGWNTNPYLGASEFYLEYGDFDVNITVPSNHIVVCSGELLNSTAVYSAEEQKRIAQAKQSEKTVMIRTAEEVAANASKAGTTSEKTWHFKIKNARDLSWASSPAFILDGARINLPSGAKSLALSAYPVESAGNEAWGRATEYTKTSIENYSKRWFEYPYPVATNVAGNEGGMEYPGIVFCGWESKGEDLWGVTDHEFGHGWFPMIVGSNERLFGWMDEGFNTFINSISSVDFNNGEYKAKPTDFHKNAEYFTDPKNEPIMSSPDNMKERNIGLLCYFKPSSGLITLREQILGPERFDLAFRTYTERWAFKHPSPDDFFRTMENVAGEDLSWFWRGWFVNNWRLDQGVNSVKYVKNDPSKGAVITIENFEKMAMPVVLDVKTKSGKVTRVKLPVEIWQRNIDWSFKVNTTEEIESVVIDPDHAFPDVNESNNTWKSGSGAVEKDIILDGYLGKFSSKVSKYKIEFTEKNSVLFAEITDYPKFSLEPSGKDKFESKEAGVTFEFNEAKSGFDMIISSNQKIPFTRD; the protein is encoded by the coding sequence ATGAGAAATAATTGTATTAGAGCCCTGTTTCAACTGACTTTATTAATCGTGTTTAGTACCTCATGGAGTCAAGATGCTCCTGTAACTAGCACATCTACTGCCAATCCAGTTTCAAAGTATGATTATCATGATGCCTTTGGACCATTTTTTTATTTAAATAACGGTACATCTACAAGGTCAGCTAGCGGAGAACCGGGTCATGAATATTGGCAAAACAGAGCAGACTATAAATTAACTGCCAAGCTAAATGAAAAAACGAATGAAATTGTTGGAACAGATATAGTTACCTATACAAACAACAGTTATGATAAAATGTCCTTTGTATGGATGAATTTGGACCAAAACTTATTCAAATCTGATTCTAGAGGTAATGCACTTATACCATTAAATGGAAGCCGTAATGGGGCCAGAGGCGAAATTTTTGACGGAGGTCATAAAATTAAATCGGTAAAAATTGTCACTACTTCCAAAGGAAAATCGGTTGAGAAAGAAGCAAAATATATAATCACCGACACTAGAATGCAAGTTTTTCTTCCAGATGATTTGAAAGCGAGAGGCGGAGTTGTGAAAATAAAAATTGATTTTTCATTCATTTCACCAAAAGAAGGTTCGGATAGAATGGGAGTTTTGGACACAAAAAACGGTAAAATCTTTACTATAGCACAATGGTATCCTCGTATGTGTGTGTATGATGATTTGAGAGGCTGGAATACCAATCCGTATTTAGGAGCTTCTGAGTTTTATTTAGAATATGGTGATTTTGATGTGAATATTACTGTACCTTCAAACCACATTGTAGTTTGTTCAGGTGAGTTGTTGAATTCAACTGCGGTTTATTCTGCTGAAGAGCAAAAAAGAATTGCCCAAGCCAAACAAAGCGAAAAAACAGTAATGATTCGTACTGCCGAAGAAGTGGCAGCTAATGCATCAAAAGCAGGAACTACATCTGAAAAAACATGGCATTTTAAAATCAAAAACGCTCGTGATCTTTCTTGGGCATCTTCACCTGCATTTATATTGGATGGAGCAAGAATTAATTTACCTAGCGGTGCAAAATCACTTGCATTATCTGCTTATCCAGTTGAAAGTGCTGGAAACGAAGCTTGGGGACGTGCTACAGAATATACTAAAACCTCGATTGAGAATTATTCCAAAAGATGGTTTGAATATCCTTACCCTGTTGCAACAAACGTAGCCGGAAATGAAGGCGGAATGGAATATCCAGGGATTGTATTTTGTGGATGGGAATCTAAAGGAGAAGATTTATGGGGAGTTACTGATCACGAATTTGGTCATGGTTGGTTCCCAATGATTGTGGGTTCTAATGAGCGCTTATTTGGTTGGATGGACGAAGGATTCAATACTTTTATTAATTCAATTAGTTCAGTTGATTTTAATAATGGTGAATATAAAGCTAAGCCAACTGATTTTCATAAAAATGCGGAATACTTTACCGACCCAAAGAATGAACCAATAATGAGTTCTCCGGATAATATGAAGGAAAGAAATATTGGTCTATTGTGTTATTTCAAACCAAGTTCTGGATTGATTACTTTAAGAGAACAAATATTGGGGCCAGAACGTTTTGATTTGGCTTTTAGAACTTACACAGAACGTTGGGCATTCAAGCATCCATCTCCAGATGATTTTTTCAGAACAATGGAGAATGTGGCGGGTGAAGACCTAAGCTGGTTTTGGAGAGGTTGGTTTGTGAATAACTGGCGTTTGGATCAAGGAGTAAATTCTGTTAAATATGTAAAAAATGATCCAAGTAAAGGAGCTGTAATCACTATTGAAAACTTTGAAAAAATGGCTATGCCTGTTGTTTTGGACGTAAAAACCAAAAGCGGAAAAGTAACCCGTGTTAAATTGCCTGTAGAAATTTGGCAACGTAATATAGATTGGTCTTTCAAGGTTAATACTACTGAGGAAATCGAGAGTGTCGTTATCGATCCAGATCATGCATTTCCTGATGTGAATGAAAGTAATAACACTTGGAAATCGGGTAGTGGAGCAGTTGAAAAAGATATTATTTTAGACGGATATCTTGGTAAATTTTCTTCTAAGGTTTCAAAATATAAAATTGAATTTACTGAGAAAAACAGTGTGCTTTTTGCTGAAATTACCGATTATCCAAAATTTTCACTAGAACCAAGTGGTAAAGATAAATTTGAATCCAAAGAAGCAGGAGTTACATTTGAGTTTAACGAAGCTAAAAGCGGATTTGATATGATTATTAGTTCAAATCAAAAGATACCATTTACAAGAGACTAA
- a CDS encoding aldose 1-epimerase family protein, which yields MTTTISNSYLTAQIKHTGAELCSLKDNSNKEYIWSGNPEFWGKHSPVLFPIVGTLKDNTYQHDNVQYHLSRHGFAREMEFELIDKQETSATFSLVSSPETKEKYPFDFDLHLIYTLENKSLKIEYKVFNNGETKMPFSIGAHPAFDLPGNFENYSLVFEKNETLNYYLLKDGLISDTTDELHLDENELHLNYELFANDALVFKKIASKSITILEKSKPFLKVSYSDFPDLGIWTPSNAPFICIEPWFGYSDTIDKSGNLFEKEGIQILEPNGIFHSLFSIIII from the coding sequence GTGACCACAACTATATCCAACTCCTATTTAACTGCTCAAATAAAACATACTGGAGCCGAATTATGTTCCTTAAAAGACAATTCCAACAAAGAATACATTTGGAGTGGAAACCCAGAATTTTGGGGAAAACATTCTCCTGTTTTATTCCCAATTGTAGGTACTCTAAAAGATAATACTTACCAACATGACAATGTTCAATATCACTTATCCCGTCACGGTTTTGCCCGTGAAATGGAATTTGAATTGATTGACAAACAAGAAACCAGTGCCACTTTCTCATTAGTTTCATCTCCAGAAACCAAGGAGAAATATCCATTCGATTTTGATTTACACTTAATTTATACTTTGGAAAACAAATCCTTAAAAATAGAGTACAAAGTATTCAATAATGGTGAAACAAAAATGCCGTTTTCTATTGGAGCTCATCCAGCATTTGATTTGCCTGGAAATTTTGAAAATTACAGTTTGGTTTTCGAGAAAAACGAAACCTTAAACTATTATTTATTGAAAGATGGCTTGATTTCGGATACTACCGATGAATTGCATTTGGATGAAAATGAATTGCATTTGAATTACGAATTGTTTGCTAACGATGCTTTGGTTTTCAAAAAAATAGCCTCCAAATCGATAACTATTTTGGAAAAATCCAAACCGTTTTTGAAAGTAAGCTATTCTGATTTTCCGGATTTAGGAATCTGGACTCCATCGAATGCGCCTTTTATATGTATAGAACCTTGGTTTGGCTATTCTGACACCATTGATAAATCAGGCAATCTTTTCGAAAAAGAAGGCATCCAAATATTGGAACCAAACGGTATTTTTCATTCTCTTTTCAGCATCATAATTATATAA
- a CDS encoding alpha/beta fold hydrolase produces the protein MRNFIFLSFNIFLLVGCSSFKIVPDYVFDSLHKKELYIKSYDETLKLWDVPFEELDVATNYGSAHIIVSGPKTGEPLILFHGTDASSTMWYPNVKEFSATYRVYAIDFPLEAGKSVSNSIKLTNKQAALFYNEIFKHFKMENINLLGVSRGGWMATYLAIQPNNTIKKIILLSPAQTFGGVANLGKVLTGINLKMFPSPKSTDRFFNAFSYYPDGISSVFKNQLYLAYKYGNSKPRLLNMMPFSKKELKSLKIPVLILIGDHDIVNNEKTLTKAHKFIPNVETAVIKNAGHFMSIDQSENTNKKVVEFLNKTE, from the coding sequence ATGCGTAATTTCATTTTTTTATCGTTCAATATATTCTTATTAGTAGGTTGTTCCAGTTTTAAAATAGTACCTGATTATGTGTTTGATTCTTTGCATAAGAAAGAGTTATATATTAAATCATACGACGAAACATTAAAATTATGGGATGTCCCGTTTGAAGAATTAGATGTCGCAACAAATTATGGTAGTGCTCATATCATCGTTAGTGGTCCAAAAACAGGCGAGCCTTTGATTTTATTTCATGGTACAGATGCAAGTTCCACAATGTGGTATCCCAATGTAAAAGAATTTAGTGCAACATATAGAGTTTATGCCATTGACTTCCCTTTGGAAGCAGGAAAGTCAGTTTCAAATTCCATAAAATTAACCAATAAACAGGCCGCTTTATTTTACAACGAGATTTTTAAGCACTTTAAAATGGAAAATATTAATTTATTAGGAGTGTCAAGAGGCGGGTGGATGGCGACCTATTTAGCCATACAGCCCAACAACACCATTAAAAAAATAATTCTGTTAAGTCCCGCACAAACTTTTGGCGGAGTTGCAAACTTAGGAAAAGTCCTTACTGGAATAAATCTTAAAATGTTTCCAAGCCCAAAAAGCACAGATAGATTTTTTAACGCATTTTCCTATTATCCTGATGGAATTAGCTCTGTATTCAAAAATCAGCTTTATCTTGCTTACAAATATGGCAATAGCAAACCCCGTTTATTAAACATGATGCCGTTTTCCAAAAAAGAATTGAAGTCGCTGAAGATTCCTGTCTTGATTTTGATTGGTGATCATGATATTGTGAATAACGAAAAAACACTTACTAAAGCACACAAATTTATCCCTAATGTAGAAACTGCAGTTATCAAAAATGCAGGCCATTTTATGTCCATTGATCAATCTGAAAATACAAATAAAAAAGTTGTTGAATTTTTAAATAAAACCGAATAA